Genomic window (Vicinamibacterales bacterium):
GCGGGTCAGCGGTGACGACGACCTTTCGCAATCAGGACCTGACGTGGCGGGTCGCCCCGGCGTTTCAGTTCAACTTCTTTCCATACTCCGAATCAACGCGACGTGAGCTGACAGCAACGTATTCGGTTGGCTACAACAATTTTGACTACACCGAATTGACAATCTTCGACAAGCTTGAGGAAGCTCGTGTCAATCACGGTTTACGTTTCTCACTGGATACTAACCAGCCGTGGGGTGACGCAGGTGTGAGCTATGAGTTCTCCCAGTTTCTGGACGAAATGAGCCAGTCGCGTCAGGTGCTCTTCGGTAACGTAGAGTATCGATTGTTCCGCGGGTTCTTTATTAACGTCTTTGGTACCCTGTCACGTGTGCGCGACCAAATCTTCCTGAAGCGGGGTGGAACGACGGATGAACGGATTCTTCTCCGCCGGCGAGAACTAGCGACCGACCACGAGTATCGCATCCGGATCGGCTTTACCTACGCGTTCGGGTCTATCTATAACAATGTTGTAAATTCTAGGTTCGACGGGGCGAGTGGCGGGTTCATTCGAATGTTCTAACTCCCCGCCGGTCCTTATGTAGCACGGTCGTCCGCGAGCTGTTCTAGCGCTTTTTCGAGAACTGGGTCGACATCCGGTGGAACGGCGCCAAGAACGAAGGAGGGCTCGGCAACAGCCACTGATGGTTCCAGGCCTTGTTGATGTAGGGGCTCACCCGTGCCGGTCAGATACTTGGCCGAGTACAGCCATAGTCCAGTGCCGTCGACTAATTTGATGAGACGTTGCTCGGCGACCCTGCCAAGGGTGCGTCCACCGATGAGCTCAGCCCTGCCGTTGGTAGTGAGAGCCGACGCGAACAACTCAGCCGCACCCGATGTTCCGGCTCCAATGAGGATCACCGTGGGCAACCCGATGCTGCCGTCCCCAACTTGGGCAACCGTGAGATCTTGGGGTTCTCCTCGACGCTGGCGGATTGCCAAGGTTCCCGAGCCGACAAACAGACGCGCAGCTTCTAGCCCGTGATTGAAGTTTCCATCCGCTGTGCCACGGAGATCAATGATGAGTTGACGTGCACCGGCCCCTGTAAGCGAGTCAACTTCTGAGACGATATCTTCGGCAATCCCCCTATCGAACGCGATGAGACGGAGATAGCCGATGTCAGCCGCCGCAAGCCGGCTTCTGACGATTGACGAGCTGACCGGAGTTCTCTCAAGCACAATCTCTTGGGGTTCCGCGGCGTTACCTCGAATCACAGTCAGAGTCACGGTTGAGCCAACCGAGCCTCGCAAGAGACGGTTCCCCTCAAAAATTGACATATTACGGGTGGACTCACCGTCAATGGCCCGGATGTAATCACCTGGGCGGAGACCGG
Coding sequences:
- a CDS encoding S41 family peptidase gives rise to the protein MSRRTRLLALWLSAPILAFVVLGGYVSRTSAQEDRYRPLRIFEDVVSLILNSYVEEVDIDRVMTGAMRGLAEGLDAESTFLTQDDVAALESDTPLPKGQTGITLTRQYYLRVLSARDESTAAVAGLRPGDYIRAIDGESTRNMSIFEGNRLLRGSVGSTVTLTVIRGNAAEPQEIVLERTPVSSSIVRSRLAAADIGYLRLIAFDRGIAEDIVSEVDSLTGAGARQLIIDLRGTADGNFNHGLEAARLFVGSGTLAIRQRRGEPQDLTVAQVGDGSIGLPTVILIGAGTSGAAELFASALTTNGRAELIGGRTLGRVAEQRLIKLVDGTGLWLYSAKYLTGTGEPLHQQGLEPSVAVAEPSFVLGAVPPDVDPVLEKALEQLADDRAT